The following is a genomic window from Strix aluco isolate bStrAlu1 chromosome 27, bStrAlu1.hap1, whole genome shotgun sequence.
GCGGAGCCGTGGTCGGGCTCTGTCCGGCTGAGGCTGCCGCTTCCCTGGCAGGTGCGAGAGCCTGGTCGAGGTTTACTTCCAGCTGCACCAGCAGGTGATGGTGGCCAGCGCAGAGCTGGGCGCTGAGCTGCTGCCCCGGCTCCTGGAGCGGTTCAACGAGGTGTTGTCCAGCCTGGTCAAGAGGTAACGgctgggggggccgcgggggcgaGGAGGGGCCGCAGGGATTGGTGGCAGAGTGGGTGGGGGTGTGGTGCCGGGCACCAGCGTCCCCCCTTgtccccccagctccttcctggTGGAGAAGCAGCCCCCGCAGGTGCTGAAGACTCAGACCAAGTTCCAGGCGGGCGTCCGGTTCCTGCTGGGCCCGCAGCTGCTGAAGGCATCGGCCAAGCCCTACATGGTGCGGGCCGACATGGTGACGGAGAAGCAGGCGCGGGAGCTGGCGCTCAGCGCCTACAGCAACGCCCTCAGGTGAGCGGCCGGGCGGCCAGCGCGGGGGCGAgggggctgccccgccgccgtGCCCCCCCCGACCGCCTCCTCTGCCCAGCGAGAGCACGGGCGAGATCATGCACAACGTGGTGGCCCTGGAGACCAACCCCACCAGTGGGACCTGCTGCGCCAACTTCAAGAACGTGGTGAGTGCCCCCAGCAAGGGGCCGTGGGGGGGGGACTGGGGGCTCCGCTGGGGTGCggggagccctggggagggatggctgggggtgggctgggggcccCGAGGCCGGTGCTTGCACAGGGGCGACGCTccgctctcccctccccagctgctgaaGAAGATCAAGCGCTGCGAGCGGAAGGGGTCGGAGTCGGTGACGGAGGAGAAGTGTGCCGTCCTCTTCAGCACCACCGCGGCCCTGAGCCCCAGCAACCTCTCCGTCCACCTCCAGGTACCGGCCGCTCTCCGCCGGGATGGCGCTGggtggtgctgagccccccccccacctccccagggccGCTGTGGGGCTGAGCGGGGGCCGGTCTCTGCCCCAGGTCCTGTCTCTGCCCATCGTGGTCATTGTCCACGGGAACCAGGACAATAACGCCAAAGCCACCGTGCTGTGGGATAACGCCTTCTCCGAGATCGTGAGTGCCGCCACCGGAGGGGAGGGCCGGGACGCCAGGGTGGGTCCAGCTCCGGGCCGGGAACCCCCCCgtcaggctggagcaggggaccCTCGCGGACGGGACGCGACGGGGCCGAGCCGCCACCTGACGCCGTCTGGCCCTGCCGCAGGACCGAGTGCCCTTCGTGGTGGCCGAGCGGGTGCCCTGGGAGAAGATGTGCGATACGCTGAACCTGAAGTTCATGGCTGAGGTGCAGACCACCAAGGGGCTGCTCAAGGAGCACTACTTCTTCCTGGCCCAGAAGATCTTTAATGACCACAGTGCCAGCCCCGAGGACTTCCAGAGCCGCAGCGTCTCCTGGGCCCAGTTCAACAAGGTCACTGGGAGGGCTggccggggcaggcaggggcctGCGTGGCCCTGGGGGGCCTCACACCCTCTCTTGCCCCAGGAGATCCTGCCTGGTCGGGGATTCACCTTCTGGCAGTGGTTTGATGGAGTCCTCGACCTCACCAAGAGATGCCTCAAGAGTTACTGGTCAGACAGGTGGGTGCCTCGGCGCCAAGCGGGTTCTCACGGCTGCTCCGGGGCCAGACCTGGGGACCCCGGTCCCCGCCCTCTGCCCTGGCGCTGGCCCACGGTCCGTCTGCCCGCCCCTCTAGGCTCATCATCGGCTTCATCAGCAAGCAGTACGTCTGCAAGCTCCTGAGCACGGAGCCGGACGGGACCTTCCTGCTGCGCTTCAGTGACTCGGAGATCGGGGGCGTCACTATCGCTCACGTCATCCGGGGCAAGGACGGTGAGCGGGGGCGCGGCAGCGCTGCCGAGGGCGGTGTCCCCGCGGCCGGGGGCCGTCGGGCGTTGCGGGGGCCGGGCGATGGAGCCCCGTGCCGTGTCTCCCACAGGATCCAGCCAGGTGGAGAACATCCAGCCCTTCTCTGCCAAGGACCTGTCCATCCGCTCCCTCGGCGACCGCATCCGTGACCTGGGGCAGCTCCGCAACCTCTACCCCAACACCCCCAAGGACCAGGCGTTCGGGAGCCACTACAAcagtgagtggggggggggggggttgtgtcCCACCCGGGTCCTGCTGCCCCCGGAGCTCGCAGGGGCGgccggtgctggcgggggccTGCGCCGGGGTGGGGGTTCAGGGGTGCTTCTCCTCCCCGAGCAGAAGAGCAGACGGGCAAGGACGGCCGCGGCTACGTCTCCACCGCCATCAAGATGACAGTGGAAAGCGAAAGGTGGGCATGCGAGGCTGCGGTGCCGCCGGCGTGTGCCCTCCGCGGCGTCGCGCTGCACCGGGCCGGGGCTTGCAGCAGCCTCACTGGGCCGGCCCGCGCGTCACTGCGGGGGGTGCTTCTGGCAGGGACAAACGGGCTGCGCCGGGACTCCCCCGCGGGGACCCCGAGCTGCAGCCTAGCGCGGGCGCACCCCCCCCTCTGACTCGCAGAAGCGCCTCGTCGGAGGCCAGACCCCGCTGTGCTGATGGGGATGATGCATTTTTGCAGGAACCAGCAGGCCCAGAGCACTGTGGGGGCCCCCCCCGAGGCCCCCCAGGCTCAGATGCTGAGCCTGCCCATGCTGCAGCCCGAGCTGCACCCGGAGAGCCTGTCCTCGGTCCTCGGCCCCATCTGGTGAGCGCCCGGCGCAGGCTGGGCGGGGGCAGCCCCGCTCTGCcaggcctgtgctgggctgggggctggggaacGCTCGGGTCTGACCCCCCCGTGTTTGCGTTTGCAGCCCCCCTGGTCCCTTCTgcccccagcccatccccacGGGCTACCCCGCGGGCGAGAGCAACATCGGCATGATGGTCCCCGACAGCCTcggctcctccttccccaggtAGGAGCAGTGCCGGtgcagggtggggggcagggggccccccccggccccaggcaTGGCCGGAGGGTGTTTCCCCCACCCCTGAGTGCCCCCGCTCTCCCCCCAGCCCGTCGCCGATGCTCTCGCCCTCCCTGGTGATGGACCCCGCGCTGCCCCGCTGCCCGGACCTCGCCTTCAGGAACCCTGTGTAAGACCCAGCACGCGGCCGGGGGGGCACCCggccctgccccccctcccccctcccgccccatGGGATGAGCAGACCGCCGGGGACCTTCCCCAGCTGACCAGTGCTCCCAGCGCTCTGTGCTACTGGTGCTCCCTCCAAGGAGAcacccccccgcccagccccccCAAACCAAGCACTTCCCCCTCTGCCTTGGGGCTAGCAAGCACCCTGGGGGTGGGGAGGTACCCCATGCCCCCCCCACTCTTTGCCCTCCCAGGCCCTTCATGCCCAACCAGTACATGCCGGGGGAGGCCTCGTCGGAGCCGCGGGATGAGGAGATGCCCGAGCTGCCCCCGTTCACGCCGATGGTGGACGCGCCGTTGCAGAGCTCCCCAAGGTGGTAAGCGcagggggggcagcgggggggccggggggggctgccccgagtcacccccccccgcctctccccagGATGCCGCCCAACATGGACCCACTCCCCAGCTCGGAGTTCGAGCAGTTCCTGCAGGAGATGTCACTGGAGGGCCCCGTGCTGGGCCCCCCCTTCACACCCCCCCTGCAGCGCAGCGGGTACCCCGGCCCCAGCGCCTCTTGCTGGGGGCCAGGGGAGTCTCGGTGGGATGACAGTGTCCGGCCAGGGCACGTgtgagggggctgtggggcagcggggggggACGACATCGgactgtgcccccccccccccagccttgtCTGGGTTCATGGACTTGACACGATTTGTGCTGGGGTGGAAACTCtggcaggggagggggtgggtttcccgggggggtggggggagcacttTGGGTGACACCCTACCCCCGCCTTGTGTATACGCCGCACTTTGGGGTCCCGAGCTGCCGCCTGCCCCCGCTGGGGTCCACAGTCCCAGGAGGcggtgggtgggggggtgcaggCACAGGCGCCCTGACCCGTGGCGGGGGAGCCACAGCCGCGCGCTGTGCCCCCAGCCCACGCCGCCGGGCTCGGCCCCCGCGGGGGCCGCGATGAATCAGCGGCGGAGGCGGGAGGCAGCAGCGGGAAACGCACTGGGGTGGAGGTGCCAGCCCGGTGCGCGACGGGGGCCCCCCCCACCCggccagggcccccccccccggacGGACCCTTCACACACCCACAGTCAGCGCTTGCTTTGGGAGctgccccccccacaccccccccccagcctggagTGGGGCCACAGCAGGGAGAGGGAGCCTGGGGGCAGGAAGATAAGccataaaataaagttttattccaaaataacaaaataaataatctacTGTACACGTTACAAAGGAAGAGTCGCTAATGCTCTAAAAAGACACCACACAGTCCTAAAGGGGGGGGGAACACCCCGGGGCTGGGCATGGCTCgtggaaatgggggggggggtgcaggagTGACCCCGAGGGGGGGCAGCACCACCCCAGCGCCCATCAAACAGCGCCTGCTGCGTGCGGGGAGGGGGCGCACGCGCGTGACGCCCCACGGCACGTGTGACACCCGCGGCACCGGGACCGTGCACGGCAGCGCAAGtaggtgatggggggggggggggggtgggggtgtgtgtgcaagcCGGTGGGGGGAGCCGAGGGGGTGCGGGGCGCTGCAGGCGTGCAGGGAgctgcgggggggcgggggggggggtgtgtgtgctgtCGCTGCGCCATGGTTGCTGCGGGGGGTATTTACAGCCAAAACGCTGCACAGGCAGCGgggtgctgcggggaggggggggggggggggtcgcaaTGCGTGTGCACGATGTGCTCGCACGTGCGTGCTGCGGGaggggggggctggcgggggtggGCGCGGGAGTGGGCGCTGGCAGCGGGTGCCCGGCGGGGGTGGCAGCGCTGACGTGGGAGCACGCGGTGCCGCACGCGGCTCGTGTCCCCGCTGGGCGACGGGGCCAGGGGACACAGCTCGCCCGCCCGAAGCAgcccgggggggggagggggggggacgacacacggTCAGCACGAGGGGTGAGCCGACGGGGGGGGCAGGAGAGTCTGTACAGCGGGCTCGAGTCCATCGGGAGCTTCTcagccccggggggcggcgggggcccggAGCCTGGCGGGGACGAGGGTATTGCTGCTGCGGGGGGGCTCGTCCCGCCGCGGCTGAGGTAACGAGAGCGTCGGTGCGGGAGGGGAcagggccccggggggggggtggccgAGCCCTCACCAGCTCCCCGCACCCGGAGCACCGCCGCCGAGCCGCCGGCACCCGTCCCCCAGCACGTTATTGCTTCGTTAATGGCggtggggggctgcgggggcctcACTGCCGGCTGGTCTCCTGCTCCACCTTGATGGTACcgcgggggggctccgggggggctGGAGGACCCCGCTCTGCCAGCCCGTCCTCGAACTctgcggggagaggggggagacGGTTTCAGGGCACTGCTTCCGCAGGCAGAAGGCTGCCGAGGCGTCTGGCCCCCCCGCCCACGGCAaaccccccccgcagccccgcgggggCTCACCTGGTCCCGGGGGCTTCCCCggcaggcaggggctgagccGCCCCACGCGCTCGTGCGACACCAGCCGGGCCAGGCGCAGCCCCTCGTCCATCAGCGTCTGCTGCAGGATGTGGCGGCTCCAGAGCCCGTGGGGGGGGAGGCCGAGGGGCACCTcgggggccgcgccgggcggcgGCGTCAGGCGGGGACAGGCCCCCACCGCTGCGGGGAGAGGGGCGAGAGTCAGcgccgaggggctgggggggccccacCGGCACCCCCGGAAGGGAAGGGGCCCGCACTCACCCTGCAAGTGGCCGTCGAGGCTCTCCCCGGACAGGCTGGCTGCGTCCTCCTCCAGGCTGGCTCGGTACGCGGCCCCGGGGGGCTCCGGCCCCCCCGGCAGCGCCAGCAGCTCGGGGCGACTCTGCTCCCCCGCCTGCCGGGAGCGCGCGGGTGAGCGGCggcacccccggccccgcgccccccgccccggagccCCTCGCTGCCGGCCCCGGGCGAGCTccaccgcgcccccccccccccgcccccccccgcgtgGGCGAGCGCCTGCCCACGCTCACGGGTGTGCAAACCCGCACCCTCctgcgggggggggtgtcccccgcACCCACCTCCTGCTTCAGCCGCTTGGCCACGGGGGCTCCGCTCTCCTCGGGATGGGCCCTGCGCGGGGGGGAAAGGGGCTGCGTCAGGCGCGGGGGCGCGGAGCTCCAGGGCTGGCGCGGCCACCGGCCTCCTGCCgcgccgcgggcagcgccgggcacggcggcgggcgggggcggccgcccagGCAGGGCGGTGCCGCGGGACGGCGCGATCGGGCTCTGGCGCAGATGGAGCCGGGGGCGGCAACCGGGGGGAGCAGCTGGAGAGCGAAGGGGGGAGGCAGCCCGGCCACGGCccccggcgggcgggggctgcaggggaagggggcGAGGGATGGGGcatccccagcagcaccccccaCCCTGTGCCGGgcatccccccaaccccccccccaccccagccgtcctccccaccccctcccctccgaGGTCGGGCAGAAAACCGCCGCGTCAGGGAAAGGGGAACTTGGGGCCGCGGGGGTCCCGTCCTCGTCCAAAGCGCCGGGTCGTGGCGCAGCTCCCGGGGCGCAGGAGGGGGGGGACCAGGCCCTCCCGGCCTGCGGGGAGGGGGTTTGCCGGCTCCCGGCTCACCTGGCGACCTTGAGCGAGGACAGGTAGGTGCTCTCCCGGGCGACCTGCCGTGAGAGCGAGAAGAGCTCGACGCGCCGCAGCAGCAGCGAGTTGTCCCGCAGGCAGAACTGGGCGGCCGCCTCGTTGATGATGAGCTGGGGCAGAGACGACGCGTGAGCAGGGACGGCAGCGCCCGCGGGACCCCTCGGCAAAGGCGGCAGCCGCTCCGGGCTGGCAGATGCCGCTTGGGCAGGAACAGACCCCGGGGCCACCCCCTCCACGCTGGAGCCCCCACCCCAACCTCCTCCCCAGGCCAGAGCCGCCCCGACCCCCGCACCCCCGAGCGCGGCCCCCGCCGTGCCGCCCACCTCGTGCAGGGTGAGCTGCTTGCCCTCGCGGCGCCGTGCCTCGCCGCGGCCGTAGATCGCGCTGTGCCGGCGGATCTCCTCCTCCTTGTGCCGGTCGCCGTCCTCTAGCTGGAAGATGTGCCCCACGGCCTTGGCCAGCTTCTTGTTGAGCTTCATCAGCGCCCGCAGCTCGGCCTCGCCACCCcgggggcagctctgcagcagccgcTCCACGCTCTCCGCCACCGTCCGCGCCAGCTCCGGCTCCAGCACCTCCGTGCCCGTCGGCTGctcgccgccgctcccgcccggaGAGAACGGAGGACCCCCCGGCTCCTCGTCCCCGCCGCCCTCCGACTCGGGGGTGCTCCTCCCCGGCCACGGCGGGGCCGCCGACGGTGACAGCTTCTCCCCTGGCTCCGTGGGGCTGCGGGCCGGGGGCGTCCCACTGCTGCCGCCCCCCTTGCCCGCGGCCTCGCCGGGGCTGGCGTGGCCGTTGCTGAGCGCCTTGCGCCCACCGGCCTCGGAGAGCTTGAAGAGGGGGATGCTGCTGACGGGCACGGCCGAGACGGGCTGGCTGAAGAGCCCCGGGTTGGAGGCCCACTCGCGCAGGGCCTTCTGGAGGCGGCGGACATGGAGGGGCTTGGTGGCCATGCCCACCAGCGCCATGATCTCCAGGAACTCCTCCTCGCCCGCCTCGCAGAGCTGCTGCACGTCGTCCCCCCCTTGCTGGATGAAGGTCTCGTAGTAGCCCAGCAGGTTGGCGCGTTGCAGCACCCGGTACAGCTGCAGCTCCCCCAGCGTGCGGGGCAGGGCCATGGCGGGCCTGCGGGACGGACGCGTCACGGCGTGGACGGATGGACGGGCGGCAGGAgaagccccctccccaccctttGCCCCCGGAGGTGCGGGGTGGGGGGCGCACCCCGGGGGGATGGGCTGACACGGGGTCTCTCGGGGTGCCCGAACCCCCCGGGGGGCCCAGGCCCACCCGCGCTCCTGGGGACGGGATGGACCCCGCGGCCGCAGCTCCCGGGGACGCGGCACGGACGCGCGTGGGGCCCCTCCCCTCCCGGGGCCGtgcccagccccttccccccgCCAGCAGCCCCCCGACCCCCCGGACACGCTCCCGGGACTGCCCCAGCCCGCCCCAGCCCCGACGGCGCGGCACCGGGGATGTGCCGGTGTCCCAGTCCCGCCGGCGCCATCCGCCCCCCGGGCTCCCCGCCCTGCTCGGGGCTCCCCGGTGCCCCGGACCCATCCGGTGCCCcggaccccccctccccggacCCCCCGGCTCCTCCCGCCGTCCCCCCGGTCGCTCACCGCCGGCTGGAGCCGCCTCCGGCCGCTACTCCCGCCCCGTGCGCGGCTGCCGTGCgcccggaggggggggggggggggggggggcggcggcggaggctcCGGGGACGGCGGGGCGGGGGtccggggggtcccggggctcGGGGGTCCCGCGGCCGGGCCGGTCGCGCTCgctccgccgcgccgcgccgcttcTGCGCGCCGCCCACACGGGCGGTACCGAGAAATAGCAGCGGCCCCGGCTGCGCCGCGGCGTGGGAGGCCCCGGGGGCGGATCCCGCGGCTGCCGCCCCCGCCGAGCGCAgcgcgggcggccgcggcggggggggggggggggggcagcgggcgggggcggcggcaccgcccccccctccccgggcgggAGGCGCAGCGGCACCGGGAGcggtttggggggagggggggaagcggGGACCGGCGCCCTGCACGGCGGCCCCGGGGGTCCCGCAGCCCGGGCAGCCTccgccgcggcgggcagcggggaaCCGGGCCGGTGTCCCGGGCGGGGGGATCGCGGCGGACGCGCGAGGCAGcgggggggccgtggggggaGGCGGGACCCTCCGGAGGCGGCGCCGGGCGGAGGGGACACGGGGCCGgggggctcccgccgcccgcgcagcccccggccccgggcTGGACCCGCGGCGGCCCGGTGCTCGCGGGGGGCACCCCGCACCCCGGGCCATGCCCGCGGGACCCTCGCGGCCCCCAGAGGGTgcagcttccccccccccgcgGTCCCGCGCTCGCAGCATCTCCGGTTCTGCAGCCACCCGGCAAGGCGCGGCGATGCGCCCGCCGCCCCCGTGACCCCCGCGCTGTCCCGGGACCCCCCAACCCCGGTGCCGGGGTGCCAGAGCCCCCCGCGGCGGGCTGGCATTTTGTGCCGCGGCCCCCACGGTCACCGACAGACACAGGCTGCCATCGATACGCTTCAGGGTGAACACCCCCACGGCGCAAGGCCTTGCCCCAGAGCAGCGAGACGGGGAGCAGAGGGGGGAGGTTTCTCGGGTGGGGGACGGTGCAGCCCCCCGCCAGCAGCACCACGGCCCCCACCCGGTCTCCGGCCCTCCGTGGCTCGGCGCTATTTATACCGCGGCCGGGCGCCTGGCGGGGGTCCAGCCGCCCCCAGGCGCTCCTGCCCGGGGGGGCCGTGGCGGGGCCCGGGGCTCatccccggggctggcggggggcagccggggctcCCCCCCGGGAACAGTTCCCCCACGCGGGGGTCCTGCCCCAGCCCTCCGCGCTCCCCCTCCGGCCGGCCGCCCCCCTcccacgccccccccccgcgACCAGGCgtccggcgcggcggggccgttcccaggcccggcgctgcccccggcTGACGCACATCCTCCGCCCACGGCCCCGCCGCTTCCCGGCTCCGCCGCCcacggcccggggggggggcgggggggccgcccgATCCACCTCCCCGCCCAGCGGCGCCGCCGCACCCGGCGTCCTGGCGCCCATCGCCCCACGGGGAGGGACCGGCgcggagtgggggggggggcacccccgttcgcggggctgggggagccccgcacccccccgctgccgcccgcgCCGGGGAGGGACGCGCGCCTGCACCGGGGTGAACCGGGGCACCGTGCGCGAGGCCGGCACGGAGCCCCCCCGCGACCGAGCCGAGCCTTCGCCCGCGGGCTGCAGGATCCCccccgggccgcgccgctccccccGGGCCCTGCCCGGCGCCGAGAACGGCTCCGTGTCCCGGGCCCAGCCCGCGCAGGGGGCTGAGGGGCGGGACCCCCTCACAAAAACAACAGCAGGCCGCTTCTTGATAGGAGGAAGCGCTTGTCAATCAGGCGGGTTCCGAGAGGGGGGCGGAGGGCGTGGCGGGCCGGGCCTGTGCTCTGAGAGGCTGAGCGGCGTGCCTGTCACAGCCGTTACTAGGGCGGGGCTCGCGGTTGCCGGGGGCTGGGCGTGCCTCCGGATTGAATGGCGCGCCCGTTGGTCACCGTGGTAACGGAGGGCGGGACCATGCCCCGTTGCTGCCCGGCCTAACGCTGATAGGCTGCAGGCGCTGTCAGTCAGCGCGGCAGGCAGTGTGGGGCGGGTGCGAGCGAGGCAGCAGCGGCCTTCTGATAGGTCGGCTCAGCCGTCACTCGGCGGTGAAGCCGCGCGAGCCCCCCGCTCTCGTtggctgccgcccgccccccggcGGCCGTTGCGGCGGAAGCGGAActcggcggcgcggccgcggcgggagggATGAAACcggctgcggggcggcggcggctcctgggggcgctgctgctgctgccgctgctgggGGGCGCAGGGTGGCGGGGCAGCCGCGGCacggcggggcccgggccggtGGCAGCCCCGGGGCGTCACGTgtccgcggcggcgggaggggccggggggctcCAGCCCGGGGGCGGCTGCGGAGGCGGGGGACGGCGGGATGGAAGCGGCGACGctgcccccggcagccccccgcccGACTCTTCGCGGGAACCCGCCGGTTGTCGCCGTTCTGCGCCgagagccgcccgcccgccggccgggGGGGCTGTTGCGCCCCCGGGCACCCCCAGAGCGCTTCCCCCGgtgctgcggcgggggggggctggaggggttCGGGACCTCCTGCGCCTCGGGGGGTCCCTGCGGGAGACGTGCGCGAGTTCAGTTACCGCTGAGGTGGGGGCGGCTCTGGGGGCGAGGCCGGTCGGTGCCGCCTCGGGCGGCCCGGGGTTGGCCCGGACAAGGGGCCGAGGGAGGGGGGGCTCTGTCCGCCCGGCGGGGTGCTGGAGGCTGGGAAGGGGGAGCGGGTGGGAAGAGGGGCCCGGTGGTCGCTGATCCCCTCTCCGTGTCCCGCAGGTGCCAGGGAGTCGGTCATCCCGCTGCACGAGGGCCGCGTGTACCATCGCTCGGCCCCGCACCACTTCTGCTACACCAACACGCGCGTCCCGCAGTGGCACGACGTAGGTGACGCGGATGCAGGTGAGGGGGGGCGGGTCCCCCGGGTCCCCCCCGCATCCCCCCGGCTCTGGCTGGACCAGGACCCTCCAGCACAGTGGCCGTGCCCCCCCTGCTTCCCTCCCCTGCGCAGATCCGGGTCAACAGCAGCCGGATGATCCGAGTGACCCAGGTGGGCAgcgaggaggagctggaggagttCAGCGTGTGGAACGTTTTCTCCTTCCTGAGGAGAAGCTGAACGACACCAGCATCGACGTGGATCTCTACAGCAACAAAACCTGCCTGAAGGTTGAGCTGCTGGAGGCCGGCACCACGTACTGCGTCGTCCTCTTCCGACGTACGTCTCCTCCgtgggggctggctctgcccGAGTGCTCGTGGGTGCGCTCACCTTCCTTGGGGAGGAGAACGGGCCCGCAGAGGGAAGCGTGTCTTCATCCAGGGGGTGTAAAATGGGGGAGCTGAGGGCGCTTGTCGGAGGTTTGCCTGCAGTgctgccccttccctctcctcGTGGGCACGTGTCAGGCGGGAGCTCGACCCAGAGGACACCGCGCCAGGGCTCCCCTCAGCCTGGACTCGCTCTCCTTCCAGGCTTTGACCCGAAGCTGTTCCTGGTTTTCTTCCTGGGCCTGTTGTTGTTCTTCTGTGGGACGTGCTGAGCCGGTGAGTCTCCTCCTTCGCCCCGACGCTGGGAGCTGGGACGGGGAGGGCGGGGTGGGCAGCGCCTGGCTGGCTCTGCCGGCCCTCGGGGGGTTGCTGCTGGTGGGTGTGTTTGTGCACAGGCACCCATGAGCTGTAACACACCTTGTGCACGCGTGTGGTCTCTGCAGGAGCCAACTGTTCTACTACTCGGCTGGGATTAGCTTTGGCTTGCTGGCCTCGCTGCTCATCCTCGTCTACATGATGTCCAAGGTCATGCCCAGGGGTGGGTGTCAGGCTGCCTGGGGGCTCGCGAGCCCTTTCTACACCTGCACGGTTGTTGTGGTGCGAGCACACGGCCTCGGGGTGCTGGGTTGTGGGTCTGGCCTCGGGTGGAGCAGGGCTCAGCCCCTGGGGGAGGTGGTCGTGGCTGCCTGCCGCCCACAGCCTGCCCCAAATGTCCATCTCCTCTCCTAGAGAAGTCCTGTTTACATCCTGCTGGCGGGAGGCTGGTCCTTCTCCCTGTACCTGCTTCAGCTGATCTTCAAGAACCTGCGGGAGGATCTGCGAGTGCTACTGGCAGTACCTGCTGGGTAGGTGCGAGCCCTTCCGACCCCCCAGCTCCGGGCTGCGCGTCTCCTCCCGGTGCCGCGTCGTGCCGGTGGGAAATCGTTGAGGCTTCCCGAGCCCTCGTGctcctggggggggtgggtgggctCCGAGGCGCCGCTCAGCCGGGCTGAGCCCTCCAGTCCGTGCCTGCCCGATGCCTCTGCTCTCCCGCAGGCTACCTGCTGCTCGTGGGCTTCGTCAGCTTCGGTCGTGTGCTACCGGTACGGGCCGCTGGAGAACGAGCGCAGCATCAGCCTCCTCTCCTGggccctgcagctcctggcctCTTGCTGATGTACTCGGGCATCCAGATCCATCCCATCGCCTTGGCCTTGGTGGTCATCGCCATCTGCACCAAGAACCTGGACTACCCCCTGCAATGGGCCTTCGCTGCCTACAGGTGAGCCCCGCACGCTCCCcaccccccgccagccccgggtgAGCTGCTGGACGGAGCCTGGGCCTTTCGCTGGGGGTTGTGGGGCTGCGACTGGGTGCACCGGGGGGGGTCGTGTCCCTTTCTCCCTGGCGTTGGCGTAGGACAGTGCCCCCTGCTCCCTGCGGGGGCCGGCGGGACGTGCTGGGCCGGCGCCGGGCGGGGCAGTTAACGggtgctgctctgctggcaggAGGGTGCAGAGCGCCAGGCTGGGGCCgagccctccctgcctgctgacAGAGGAGGAGTACCGGCTCCAGGGCGAGGTGGAGACCCGCAAGGCCCTCGAGGAGCTTCGAAAACTACTGCAGAAGCCCAGATTTCTCTGCCTGGACCGCGGTCTCCCGCATCCAGTCTCCCAAGAGGTAACGTCCGCCAGCGGCGCGCTGGGGGTGCCTGACCTGCATCTCCGTGTGCTTCCGAGAGCCTGGGAGTGCTCTGAGCCGCCACCTCTGGCGTtagagggagggaggtggaggcatGGAAGGTCCGTGGGGTGTGGAAGCAGGGCGTGACCCGGGGAGGGACAGATAACGCCCCGTCCCGATGCCAGAGGGCTTCACCCTGGCTCCCCGCGTGCCAGGACCTCGCGGGAGGCCCAGGCCTGCGTGTGCAACGCGCCGCTCTGCGGCTTCTCCCCAGGTTTGCTGACTTGTGGTGGGTGGCGCCTG
Proteins encoded in this region:
- the STAT6 gene encoding signal transducer and activator of transcription 6 isoform X1 yields the protein MSLWSIVSHMPPEEFSGLFAEFPRSLRCLLADWLENQPWEFINGSDTFCTSVAGAMLSAMLEKLRGAAGSDGQQCQILQQVSGIENTYRRDPLRLVAVLKAILEGEKAAVMKRDRHLPLSFHRRQEELKFSLGLQRLQHRVREIQALRDSPTASLQLKTAEAKPPESELPTLILEAVKELEAAKQQVLKRIQIWKRQQQLAGNGAVFEENLAPLQKRCESLVEVYFQLHQQVMVASAELGAELLPRLLERFNEVLSSLVKSSFLVEKQPPQVLKTQTKFQAGVRFLLGPQLLKASAKPYMVRADMVTEKQARELALSAYSNALSESTGEIMHNVVALETNPTSGTCCANFKNVLLKKIKRCERKGSESVTEEKCAVLFSTTAALSPSNLSVHLQVLSLPIVVIVHGNQDNNAKATVLWDNAFSEIDRVPFVVAERVPWEKMCDTLNLKFMAEVQTTKGLLKEHYFFLAQKIFNDHSASPEDFQSRSVSWAQFNKEILPGRGFTFWQWFDGVLDLTKRCLKSYWSDRLIIGFISKQYVCKLLSTEPDGTFLLRFSDSEIGGVTIAHVIRGKDGSSQVENIQPFSAKDLSIRSLGDRIRDLGQLRNLYPNTPKDQAFGSHYNKEQTGKDGRGYVSTAIKMTVESERNQQAQSTVGAPPEAPQAQMLSLPMLQPELHPESLSSVLGPICPPGPFCPQPIPTGYPAGESNIGMMVPDSLGSSFPSPSPMLSPSLVMDPALPRCPDLAFRNPVPFMPNQYMPGEASSEPRDEEMPELPPFTPMVDAPLQSSPRWMPPNMDPLPSSEFEQFLQEMSLEGPVLGPPFTPPLQRSGYPGPSASCWGPGESRWDDSVRPGHV
- the STAT6 gene encoding signal transducer and activator of transcription 6 isoform X2 → MKRDRHLPLSFHRRQEELKFSLGLQRLQHRVREIQALRDSPTASLQLKTAEAKPPESELPTLILEAVKELEAAKQQVLKRIQIWKRQQQLAGNGAVFEENLAPLQKRCESLVEVYFQLHQQVMVASAELGAELLPRLLERFNEVLSSLVKSSFLVEKQPPQVLKTQTKFQAGVRFLLGPQLLKASAKPYMVRADMVTEKQARELALSAYSNALSESTGEIMHNVVALETNPTSGTCCANFKNVLLKKIKRCERKGSESVTEEKCAVLFSTTAALSPSNLSVHLQVLSLPIVVIVHGNQDNNAKATVLWDNAFSEIDRVPFVVAERVPWEKMCDTLNLKFMAEVQTTKGLLKEHYFFLAQKIFNDHSASPEDFQSRSVSWAQFNKEILPGRGFTFWQWFDGVLDLTKRCLKSYWSDRLIIGFISKQYVCKLLSTEPDGTFLLRFSDSEIGGVTIAHVIRGKDGSSQVENIQPFSAKDLSIRSLGDRIRDLGQLRNLYPNTPKDQAFGSHYNKEQTGKDGRGYVSTAIKMTVESERNQQAQSTVGAPPEAPQAQMLSLPMLQPELHPESLSSVLGPICPPGPFCPQPIPTGYPAGESNIGMMVPDSLGSSFPSPSPMLSPSLVMDPALPRCPDLAFRNPVPFMPNQYMPGEASSEPRDEEMPELPPFTPMVDAPLQSSPRWMPPNMDPLPSSEFEQFLQEMSLEGPVLGPPFTPPLQRSGYPGPSASCWGPGESRWDDSVRPGHV
- the NAB2 gene encoding NGFI-A-binding protein 2, with protein sequence MALPRTLGELQLYRVLQRANLLGYYETFIQQGGDDVQQLCEAGEEEFLEIMALVGMATKPLHVRRLQKALREWASNPGLFSQPVSAVPVSSIPLFKLSEAGGRKALSNGHASPGEAAGKGGGSSGTPPARSPTEPGEKLSPSAAPPWPGRSTPESEGGGDEEPGGPPFSPGGSGGEQPTGTEVLEPELARTVAESVERLLQSCPRGGEAELRALMKLNKKLAKAVGHIFQLEDGDRHKEEEIRRHSAIYGRGEARRREGKQLTLHELIINEAAAQFCLRDNSLLLRRVELFSLSRQVARESTYLSSLKVARAHPEESGAPVAKRLKQEAGEQSRPELLALPGGPEPPGAAYRASLEEDAASLSGESLDGHLQAVGACPRLTPPPGAAPEVPLGLPPHGLWSRHILQQTLMDEGLRLARLVSHERVGRLSPCLPGKPPGPEFEDGLAERGPPAPPEPPRGTIKVEQETSRQ